A single Arcobacter sp. FWKO B DNA region contains:
- the modD gene encoding ModD protein: protein MNIQDLIQEDIGLFDLTTLGLEIGDKKGSMSFTSKHDCIICGIEYVKQILEYLSIEHKIYVKDGQSVKAKELLISCQSDASKLHKAWKISQNLLEYLSGISTYTYSMTKKAKEINPNIEIATTRKNFPNTKELMTKAVVCGGGTIHRLGLYDSILVFGNHLEFLKEKNELETKFISLKNKFGEKKIAVEVDDLNQANFFASLGADILQCEKMSFDELRMCVELKKLYPSLLVSATGGINLDNIEKYVKTGVDFIVTSSPYHAKPADIKVRMEALS, encoded by the coding sequence ATGAATATTCAAGATTTAATACAAGAAGATATAGGTTTATTTGACCTAACTACACTTGGACTTGAAATAGGTGACAAAAAAGGTTCTATGAGCTTTACATCAAAACATGATTGTATCATCTGTGGTATAGAATATGTAAAACAAATTTTGGAATATTTATCAATAGAGCATAAGATTTATGTAAAAGATGGGCAAAGTGTGAAAGCAAAAGAATTATTGATATCTTGTCAAAGTGACGCTTCCAAGCTTCATAAAGCTTGGAAAATATCACAAAATTTGCTTGAATATCTTAGTGGCATCTCCACCTATACATATAGTATGACAAAAAAAGCAAAAGAGATAAACCCAAATATTGAAATAGCCACTACAAGAAAAAACTTCCCAAATACCAAAGAGCTTATGACAAAAGCTGTAGTATGCGGTGGTGGGACTATCCATCGACTTGGGCTTTATGATTCTATTTTGGTATTTGGTAACCATCTGGAGTTTTTAAAAGAAAAAAACGAACTTGAGACTAAATTCATAAGTCTAAAAAATAAGTTTGGCGAGAAAAAAATAGCTGTAGAAGTAGATGACCTAAATCAAGCAAACTTTTTTGCTTCCCTTGGAGCTGATATACTTCAATGTGAGAAAATGAGTTTTGATGAGCTAAGAATGTGCGTAGAATTAAAAAAACTCTACCCTAGCCTTTTGGTGTCTGCTACTGGCGGAATAAATCTTGACAATATAGAAAAGTATGTAAAAACAGGGGTTGATTTTATTGTGACATCTTCACCATACCATGCAAAACCTGCTGACATCAAAGTAAGGATGGAGGCTTTATCATGA
- the modA gene encoding molybdate ABC transporter substrate-binding protein has translation MKKIILFILLALSLNAQNIQIYGATAMKLALEDLKNEFLKDKKDSDITLFIGSAGRGYAQLTNGMEFDMFFSADRTYAQAIYDDKKGSTKPITYAYGLLTLYSLNEKLLTSDLSSMNEKSVKKIAIANPKLAPYGKAAIEIIEKTSFADIAKSKLVLGDNVAQAAHFVDTGTVEIGMVPYALLKNNTNSKGVYVLLDDSLYTPLEHCFVITKLGENKTLAKEFAEFVISAKGKEIIKSHGYNVP, from the coding sequence ATGAAAAAAATAATTTTATTTATCTTATTGGCATTATCACTTAATGCTCAAAATATCCAAATATATGGTGCAACAGCTATGAAGCTTGCACTTGAAGATTTAAAAAATGAATTTTTAAAAGATAAAAAAGATTCAGATATCACTTTATTTATAGGTTCAGCAGGTAGAGGTTATGCTCAACTTACAAATGGAATGGAATTTGATATGTTTTTTTCAGCTGATAGAACATATGCACAAGCTATTTATGATGATAAAAAAGGATCAACAAAGCCAATTACATATGCTTATGGACTACTTACACTTTATAGTCTAAATGAAAAATTATTGACTAGCGATTTATCTTCTATGAATGAAAAAAGTGTAAAAAAAATTGCCATAGCAAATCCTAAACTTGCCCCATATGGTAAGGCAGCTATTGAAATAATAGAAAAAACATCTTTTGCAGATATTGCAAAGTCAAAATTGGTTTTAGGAGATAATGTTGCGCAAGCTGCCCATTTTGTTGATACTGGTACAGTTGAAATTGGAATGGTTCCTTATGCTTTATTAAAAAATAATACAAACTCAAAAGGAGTTTATGTACTTCTTGATGACTCTTTATATACGCCACTTGAACACTGCTTTGTGATAACAAAACTTGGTGAGAACAAAACATTAGCCAAAGAATTTGCAGAATTTGTAATATCAGCTAAGGGTAAAGAGATTATTAAAAGTCATGGCTATAATGTACCATAA
- the modA gene encoding molybdate ABC transporter substrate-binding protein — protein sequence MLRLIFTIGLLVSVVFGDKITVFAAADLRFALDEVKEAFLKQNPSHEMEMIYGSSGKGLHQVENGAPYHLYYSANEAFVEKLYSQGDIITKPRLYALGRVVIWSTHPKFDANKGFDNLNESWVKKIAIASPAHAPYGEKAKQALESLNLYKNVETKLVLGENISHTAQFVQSGAADIGIIALSLALAPTIADSKTSSYYLIDDKLHEPLLQGYGITKYAKDSKLAFEFYDFTLTDDAMKIMKKYGFETPKDN from the coding sequence ATGTTGAGATTAATATTTACAATTGGTTTATTGGTTAGTGTGGTTTTTGGTGATAAGATTACTGTTTTTGCGGCGGCTGATCTTAGGTTTGCTTTGGATGAAGTTAAAGAGGCTTTTTTAAAACAAAATCCAAGTCATGAAATGGAGATGATTTATGGAAGTTCAGGTAAAGGACTTCATCAAGTAGAAAATGGTGCTCCTTATCATTTGTATTATAGTGCAAATGAAGCATTTGTAGAAAAACTTTACTCTCAAGGAGACATTATCACAAAACCAAGATTATATGCTCTTGGAAGAGTTGTGATTTGGAGTACTCATCCAAAGTTTGATGCTAATAAGGGATTTGATAACCTAAATGAATCTTGGGTAAAGAAAATTGCTATAGCATCTCCTGCTCACGCTCCTTATGGTGAAAAAGCAAAACAAGCTTTGGAGTCTTTGAATCTATATAAAAATGTTGAAACAAAACTAGTCCTTGGTGAAAATATCTCACACACTGCACAGTTTGTCCAAAGTGGTGCAGCTGATATTGGTATTATAGCACTTTCCCTTGCTCTTGCTCCAACCATAGCAGATTCAAAAACTTCTAGCTATTATCTAATAGATGACAAACTTCATGAGCCACTTTTGCAAGGATATGGAATCACAAAATATGCAAAAGATTCTAAACTGGCTTTTGAGTTTTATGATTTTACATTGACAGATGATGCGATGAAAATCATGAAAAAATATGGTTTTGAGACACCAAAGGATAACTAA
- a CDS encoding TOBE domain-containing protein — translation MKIEKSGFSLNSGDKTFLIEKRIRLLELIDIHGSLSKAAKEVPISYKAAWDAIDTMNNLSDKPLVISSTGGASGGGSALSDYGKEVLQTYKILQSKYTQFLDTLNDALGQGGVQNLQTIERISMTLSARNQISGVITQIKRGAVNSEVYLQTKSNNEITATITSDSIENMGLNIGTKAIAIFKANAVLISKDLELKISARNKFVGEIIHLTEGKVNSEIVVAIGDDRIVSNITLESFRELDMKYGDKVMAIVKASSIMIGV, via the coding sequence GTGAAAATTGAAAAATCTGGGTTCAGTTTAAATAGCGGTGACAAAACTTTTCTTATCGAAAAAAGAATCCGACTCCTTGAACTTATAGATATTCACGGCTCACTATCCAAAGCGGCAAAAGAAGTGCCAATCAGCTACAAAGCAGCGTGGGATGCAATAGATACCATGAACAACTTAAGCGATAAACCTTTGGTAATATCATCTACTGGTGGAGCAAGCGGTGGAGGGAGTGCTTTGAGCGATTATGGCAAAGAAGTGCTACAAACTTACAAAATACTTCAATCTAAATATACACAATTTTTGGACACTTTAAATGATGCCTTAGGACAAGGCGGTGTTCAAAATCTACAAACTATAGAGAGGATAAGTATGACTCTTAGTGCAAGAAATCAAATAAGTGGTGTGATTACCCAGATAAAAAGAGGTGCAGTAAACAGCGAAGTTTATCTTCAAACAAAAAGTAATAATGAAATTACTGCAACAATCACAAGTGATAGTATAGAAAATATGGGTCTAAATATCGGGACAAAAGCAATAGCAATATTCAAAGCAAATGCAGTGCTTATATCCAAAGATTTAGAGCTTAAAATAAGTGCTAGAAATAAATTTGTAGGTGAGATAATACATCTAACAGAGGGCAAAGTAAATAGTGAAATAGTAGTAGCTATTGGTGATGATAGAATAGTGTCAAACATCACTTTGGAGTCATTTAGAGAACTTGATATGAAATATGGTGATAAAGTAATGGCTATAGTCAAGGCTAGTTCTATAATGATTGGGGTTTAG
- a CDS encoding M15 family metallopeptidase — MQRRDFLKTLSLGATVVASSNIPLFADTQSVSSDIFVSVEEMQTFLSVKDKLNAILRQVGFGNFNIITFDNTVNIARRVSSIGEFTTSEFDLIEKFFYDDPTPYGFFGNKTCANLTDVIKESDVYKVPQSGHYIFKGTPLNHYEKIIKDIGDSVILTSGVRSVVKQLSLYLNKIESVDYNISLASKTIAPPAYSYHSISDFDVGKKGLGLKNFTEEFANTDEFKRMVTLGYVELRYDVGNRDGVFFEPWHIKV, encoded by the coding sequence ATGCAAAGAAGAGATTTTTTAAAAACCCTTAGTCTTGGTGCAACTGTGGTTGCATCTAGTAATATACCATTGTTTGCTGATACACAGTCTGTATCATCTGATATATTTGTAAGTGTTGAAGAAATGCAAACATTTTTAAGTGTAAAAGATAAGTTAAATGCTATTTTACGCCAAGTTGGATTTGGTAATTTTAATATCATAACTTTTGATAATACTGTCAATATTGCAAGAAGAGTATCATCAATTGGTGAGTTTACAACTTCTGAATTTGATTTGATAGAGAAGTTTTTTTATGATGACCCTACTCCATATGGTTTTTTTGGAAATAAAACTTGTGCAAATCTAACAGATGTCATAAAAGAGAGTGATGTATATAAAGTCCCACAATCAGGGCATTATATCTTTAAAGGTACACCACTTAATCACTATGAAAAAATCATCAAAGATATAGGTGATAGTGTGATACTTACTTCAGGTGTCAGAAGTGTAGTAAAGCAACTTAGTCTTTACCTAAATAAAATAGAATCAGTTGATTATAATATTTCACTAGCTTCAAAAACCATAGCACCACCTGCGTACTCATACCACTCAATATCCGACTTTGATGTGGGTAAAAAAGGACTAGGGCTTAAAAATTTTACTGAAGAGTTTGCAAATACTGATGAATTTAAAAGAATGGTAACGCTTGGATATGTAGAACTTAGATATGATGTAGGCAACCGTGATGGTGTATTTTTTGAACCTTGGCATATAAAAGTTTAG
- a CDS encoding YbeD family protein: MSDILADKKLELQYPCSWEYKLISYTKDDVMVAIKECIKKEYKLTPSKTSKGGKYESYTLELLVHNEDERVELFHMLKSHQNIKMVL, from the coding sequence ATGAGTGATATCTTAGCAGATAAAAAACTTGAGTTACAATACCCTTGTAGCTGGGAATACAAACTAATTTCCTATACAAAAGATGATGTAATGGTAGCTATAAAAGAGTGCATCAAAAAAGAATATAAACTAACACCTTCAAAGACAAGTAAAGGTGGTAAATATGAAAGTTATACCCTTGAGTTACTTGTACATAATGAAGATGAAAGAGTTGAATTATTTCATATGTTAAAATCACATCAAAATATAAAGATGGTATTATAA
- the moaC gene encoding cyclic pyranopterin monophosphate synthase MoaC — translation MELTHLDKNNRPTMVDVSGKNATSRVAVASGTITMSKDAYNAIISQTTKKGPVIQTAVVAAIMGVKKTSELIPMCHPLLLSGINCDVKQLDELPGFELSVTVKLDGQTGVEMEALTGVSIGLLTIYDMAKAIDKGMIISDVKLLHKSGGKSGDFNR, via the coding sequence GTGGAACTAACTCATCTTGATAAAAATAACAGACCAACTATGGTAGATGTAAGTGGTAAAAATGCAACTTCAAGAGTTGCAGTAGCTAGTGGAACTATTACCATGAGCAAAGATGCTTATAATGCAATAATATCACAAACCACAAAAAAAGGTCCAGTAATACAAACAGCAGTAGTAGCAGCCATTATGGGTGTAAAAAAAACAAGTGAACTAATACCAATGTGTCATCCATTACTACTAAGTGGAATAAACTGTGATGTAAAACAATTAGACGAACTACCAGGATTTGAGTTAAGCGTAACTGTAAAACTAGATGGGCAAACAGGTGTAGAAATGGAAGCACTTACTGGGGTATCTATAGGACTTCTTACAATTTATGATATGGCAAAGGCTATAGATAAAGGGATGATTATTAGTGATGTTAAACTTCTACACAAAAGTGGAGGGAAAAGTGGAGATTTCAATAGATGA
- the rpsU gene encoding 30S ribosomal protein S21: MPGTRVKESESFDEAYRRFKKQCDRSLIVTETRARRYFEPMTEIRKKQKINARKKLLKKLYMLRRYESRL, encoded by the coding sequence ATGCCAGGTACTAGAGTTAAAGAATCAGAATCTTTTGATGAAGCGTACAGAAGGTTTAAAAAGCAATGTGATAGAAGTTTAATCGTTACAGAAACAAGAGCTAGAAGATATTTCGAGCCTATGACTGAAATCAGAAAAAAACAAAAAATCAATGCTAGAAAGAAACTTCTTAAAAAGCTTTATATGCTTAGAAGATACGAATCAAGACTGTAA
- the sfsA gene encoding DNA/RNA nuclease SfsA gives MKLPKLIHGKLIKRYKRFLADITLDNSEIITAHVPNSGAMTSTIAPECDVWVSKSDNEKRKLAYTLELTKIDDKLICTNTSYANKIAIEAIQNGTIKELQGYDAIKPEQKYGQNSRIDILLEKGDKKCFVEVKSVTLKLGDHLAFPDAVTSRGTKHLEELMSMVKLGHRAVMLYIIQRTDKLPFRIADEIDKKYNEKFLEATSKGVEILIYQSNISLDEIKLI, from the coding sequence ATGAAACTACCCAAATTAATACACGGAAAATTAATCAAAAGATATAAGAGGTTTCTTGCTGATATCACTTTAGATAATAGCGAGATTATAACTGCTCATGTTCCAAATAGTGGTGCAATGACTTCTACTATAGCTCCAGAATGTGATGTATGGGTAAGTAAAAGTGACAACGAAAAAAGAAAGCTTGCTTATACTTTGGAACTGACAAAAATAGATGATAAACTTATCTGTACAAATACATCCTATGCAAATAAAATTGCCATAGAGGCTATTCAAAATGGTACCATAAAAGAACTCCAAGGCTACGATGCTATTAAGCCAGAGCAAAAATATGGACAAAATAGTAGAATTGATATACTTCTTGAAAAAGGTGATAAAAAATGTTTTGTAGAGGTAAAAAGTGTTACTTTAAAACTAGGTGACCACCTTGCCTTTCCCGATGCTGTAACTTCAAGGGGTACAAAACATCTTGAAGAGCTAATGTCAATGGTAAAGCTTGGACATAGAGCAGTCATGCTATATATAATACAAAGAACTGATAAACTTCCTTTTAGAATAGCTGATGAAATAGATAAAAAGTACAATGAAAAGTTTTTAGAAGCTACCTCCAAAGGAGTTGAAATACTTATTTATCAATCTAATATATCACTGGATGAAATCAAACTAATTTAG